The Chryseobacterium phocaeense genome includes the window AATGCGGCAATGTCAGACAGTCTGCAGCCCAGACAAAAGTAAATGAAAAAGCGGGAAGATATTCTTTAAAGGAAATTATTTATTCGATATAAAATAGCATCACTGGAACAATGATGCTATTTTGGTTTTATATGATATCCGAGCTCTATTACAGCTTCTGACCGGCTTTCAGTACAAAATCATTCCATTCCTTATTCAAATAGACAACAGCTTCTTTTTTCTGATTTTTATTCAGGGAAGAATAATTGATGGAGTTAAAAACCAGTTTTTTAAGCGCTTTCACATCCAGTTCCCAGTAGACAAAGGCTACCCAGAAATCGTAACTGAGACCATCATAGCCATACACGGAAGGATCATCACTGTTAATGGAACACTGTACGCCATTGCTTAATAAAACCCTCGCAGGATGATTCCGGAAATCACTGACATAGCCAAGGATCTGGTTGCTGATCGGGCTTATCTCAACCAATTTGCCTTGCTTCTTGATCAATTCCATAGATTTTGGAAAATAAATCAGATTCAGGCCATGGCCAATTCTCTGGTTATTCAGTAATGAGATGTCAAGAACGTTTTTATTGAGAATGGAATTGCTTTCTCCCGCATGAAGGAAAAGCGGCATATCCGTTCCGTATTTTTTGGAAAGATCATTAAGTTTTGTCCAATTGCTCTGGAAAGAATAAATGCTGTTTCCGGCAGCCTCGTCTGCAACAAGGTCAAAACCGGAGATCATATCCGGAAATTCTTTTTTGAGCCCGAAAGCCGTTTCAAGCTGTTTTTCAACATTGTCGGGATCTAAAAATTTAAAGCTGGAATAAATCAGCTTCAACGTAAACTGAGGATTTGACTGATGTACTTGTTTCAGAACGTCCTGCAAGTCTGTAATGGAAGTTTTTAAAGGATATTTTCCATGCTCAAAATCGTAGAGTTGATCAAATATAAACCTGATCTCCACATGCTGAACATTATCCTTTGCCAGATCCTGAAACCCTTTTAAATAATATTCTTTGAAAAACGGACGATAAGGGAGCAACAGATTAATTCTCTGAAAACGTTTCTCAAACTCGATCCAGTAATCTGTGTAACTGCATAAATTGTCCCGTTTCAGGATCAGAAGTTCCTTTAATTTAGATTCAAAACCAGGATCTGCAAGCAGTTTTTTGTCAAGGCTCACAAATCCTGCCGGAACCTTATCTTTAGCAAAAAAAGCCAGCTGTCCGAAAATGAACTGAGCATTATCTTTCTGATCGTAAACATAACATTCTTTATATTTTCTGGCAGTGGAAATCACCCATTGAACATCTGTAAAACCTCCGCTGTGGGTATGCAGGAGGCCGCCTTTCGGCATAGACTGAATGACCTCAAAGAGTCTGCTT containing:
- a CDS encoding amidohydrolase family protein encodes the protein MMKKYLACLLFFGFPLTGCLNNVAAQSTYEQNWKLLDQENRALAFDADIQLSDAETALDKKLFQLRKQFVTDTDKQKISLFNSSFGEIKPLIEKSRLFEVIQSMPKGGLLHTHSGGFTDVQWVISTARKYKECYVYDQKDNAQFIFGQLAFFAKDKVPAGFVSLDKKLLADPGFESKLKELLILKRDNLCSYTDYWIEFEKRFQRINLLLPYRPFFKEYYLKGFQDLAKDNVQHVEIRFIFDQLYDFEHGKYPLKTSITDLQDVLKQVHQSNPQFTLKLIYSSFKFLDPDNVEKQLETAFGLKKEFPDMISGFDLVADEAAGNSIYSFQSNWTKLNDLSKKYGTDMPLFLHAGESNSILNKNVLDISLLNNQRIGHGLNLIYFPKSMELIKKQGKLVEISPISNQILGYVSDFRNHPARVLLSNGVQCSINSDDPSVYGYDGLSYDFWVAFVYWELDVKALKKLVFNSINYSSLNKNQKKEAVVYLNKEWNDFVLKAGQKL